From the genome of Flavobacterium ovatum, one region includes:
- a CDS encoding pseudouridine synthase, producing MNDKQGSNRGGGSRPGGSRTNSNKPKPAMQKRAQGPKKAKVNTKVAEVDPNKVEKKPNQAPKRPKVKDEIRLNKYISNSGACSRRDADIYIQSGNVKVNGIPVTEMGYMVKPGDTVNFDGMTLTPEKKVYILLNKPKNFTTAFDEGQEFRNVLELVKGSTTAKIASVGRMDKNTTGLLLFTNDTDMIRKFSLPSQKSSKIYQVSLDKNLKFEDLEKINKGLTLEGHRVFVEDISYIEGEAKSEIGLKLRSSNIKVVRAIFENFKYDVLRVDRVSFAGLTKKNLPRGNWRLLTDQEIINLKNV from the coding sequence ATGAATGACAAGCAAGGCAGTAATAGAGGAGGAGGTTCTAGACCAGGAGGTTCAAGAACAAATTCGAACAAGCCAAAACCCGCTATGCAAAAAAGGGCGCAAGGACCTAAAAAAGCTAAAGTAAATACCAAGGTAGCCGAGGTGGATCCAAATAAAGTGGAGAAAAAACCGAATCAAGCGCCAAAAAGACCTAAAGTTAAAGACGAAATCCGTTTGAATAAATACATCTCTAATTCGGGAGCGTGTTCTCGTCGTGATGCAGATATTTACATCCAGTCTGGGAATGTGAAAGTAAATGGAATTCCAGTTACCGAAATGGGGTACATGGTAAAACCAGGGGATACTGTGAATTTTGACGGAATGACTTTGACGCCAGAGAAAAAGGTATACATCTTGTTGAATAAGCCTAAAAACTTTACAACAGCATTTGACGAAGGGCAAGAATTTCGTAATGTATTAGAATTAGTAAAAGGTTCTACAACTGCAAAAATTGCATCAGTAGGACGTATGGACAAGAATACTACAGGATTATTGTTGTTTACCAATGATACTGATATGATTCGTAAATTTAGTTTACCGAGTCAAAAATCATCAAAAATCTACCAAGTATCCTTAGATAAAAACTTAAAATTTGAAGATTTAGAAAAAATAAATAAAGGATTGACTCTTGAAGGTCACCGTGTTTTTGTAGAGGATATTAGTTATATTGAAGGAGAAGCAAAAAGTGAAATCGGATTAAAACTACGTTCTTCTAATATCAAAGTAGTTCGTGCTATATTCGAAAACTTCAAATATGATGTGTTGCGTGTAGACCGTGTATCTTTTGCAGGTTTGACCAAGAAAAATTTACCAAGAGGAAACTGGAGGTTGTTGACAGATCAAGAAATTATTAACTTAAAGAACGTGTAG
- a CDS encoding hemolysin family protein — MEISIIILCLILSAFFSGMEIAFISSNKIYLEIEKKQNNFLSKILTKLTEKPSKFIAAMLIGNNIALVVYGFFMGDLLMRWIDSLSFELSNVSNLFLQTVLSTLIVLITAEFFPKVFFQIYANSLIKVFAIPAYFFYRLFYYLSSFFIWVSDFILKKFFRTEGDQVQMYFSKVELGDYITEQMSTVEDDQEMDSEIQMFQNALDFSSVKARDIMSPRTEIEAIDLFDSVKELKDLFIETGYSKILVYQNSLDDIVGYVHSFDLFKKPKNIKSVVIPVEFVPETIFIKDVMNLLTKKRKSVAVVLDEYGGTSGIITIEDIVEELFGEIEDEHDSDEELIEKEIDENTYLFSARFDVEYLNQTYKLNIPESGSYGTLGGFIVDFTKDIPQIGEVIIIGEYHFVIEEATNKKIELVKMTLKE, encoded by the coding sequence ATGGAAATTAGTATTATAATATTGTGTTTAATACTAAGTGCTTTTTTTTCAGGGATGGAAATTGCATTTATTTCATCCAATAAAATATATCTAGAAATTGAAAAAAAACAAAACAATTTTCTTTCTAAGATTTTAACCAAACTCACGGAGAAACCTTCTAAGTTTATTGCAGCAATGCTTATTGGTAACAATATAGCCTTAGTTGTTTATGGTTTTTTTATGGGAGATTTGTTGATGCGGTGGATAGATTCTTTGTCTTTTGAATTATCTAATGTTTCGAATCTGTTTTTGCAGACTGTTTTATCAACTTTGATTGTGTTGATTACTGCGGAGTTTTTCCCAAAAGTTTTTTTTCAAATTTATGCCAACTCATTAATTAAAGTTTTTGCTATTCCGGCCTATTTTTTTTACAGACTTTTTTATTATTTGTCTTCGTTTTTTATTTGGGTATCAGATTTTATCCTGAAAAAATTTTTCAGAACCGAAGGAGATCAAGTTCAAATGTATTTTAGTAAGGTTGAATTAGGAGATTATATTACGGAACAAATGAGCACGGTAGAAGATGATCAAGAGATGGATTCTGAAATTCAAATGTTTCAAAATGCTTTGGATTTTTCGAGTGTTAAGGCCCGGGATATTATGAGTCCGCGTACAGAGATTGAAGCGATAGATTTGTTTGATTCAGTCAAAGAATTGAAGGATTTATTTATTGAAACAGGTTATTCCAAAATTCTAGTTTATCAAAATTCACTGGATGATATTGTTGGTTATGTGCATTCATTCGATTTATTCAAGAAACCTAAGAATATAAAATCTGTTGTTATTCCAGTTGAATTTGTTCCTGAAACTATTTTCATTAAAGATGTAATGAATTTGTTGACCAAAAAAAGAAAAAGTGTAGCCGTTGTACTTGATGAATACGGTGGGACTTCTGGGATTATTACAATCGAAGATATTGTAGAGGAGCTTTTTGGTGAAATTGAAGATGAACACGATTCAGATGAAGAATTGATTGAAAAAGAGATTGATGAAAACACATATTTATTTTCTGCTCGTTTTGATGTGGAGTATTTGAATCAAACGTATAAATTAAATATTCCGGAGAGTGGTTCTTATGGAACATTGGGAGGTTTTATTGTAGATTTCACAAAAGATATCCCTCAAATTGGAGAAGTAATCATTATTGGAGAGTATCATTTTGTTATAGAAGAGGCCACAAATAAAAAAATAGAATTGGTCAAAATGACCTTAAAAGAGTAA
- the fdhD gene encoding formate dehydrogenase accessory sulfurtransferase FdhD, translating into MQTLTYEGIKKSADSTELITDFLVVEAPLEISINQSPFTVVMRTPGSDFELIRGLLYVEDIYRTTDELVMEVVSETPNGFTKIEVSIPENQLGKGYLNKRSLLSVSSCGICGKQQLEDFDSPKTKLTKQPALHLDKLPEMFALMTANQKTFSLTGGSHAATVFDANYQMMTLKEDIGRHNAVDKCVGALIRSQQLKNGAFLLVSGRVSYEIITKAFFAKIGTIVAVSACSSLAVDYAKEFGICLIGFSRENKATIYSNP; encoded by the coding sequence ATGCAAACCCTCACTTATGAAGGGATTAAAAAAAGTGCCGATTCGACCGAATTGATTACTGATTTTTTAGTGGTAGAAGCGCCTTTGGAAATTAGTATAAACCAAAGTCCGTTTACCGTTGTCATGCGCACGCCAGGGAGTGATTTTGAATTGATTCGAGGTTTGCTTTATGTCGAAGACATCTACAGAACAACCGATGAACTAGTAATGGAAGTTGTCTCTGAAACTCCAAACGGATTCACTAAAATAGAAGTTTCCATTCCCGAAAATCAGCTAGGGAAAGGCTATCTTAACAAACGGTCTTTGTTATCTGTTTCATCTTGTGGAATTTGCGGCAAACAACAACTAGAAGATTTTGATAGTCCAAAAACCAAACTCACAAAACAACCAGCACTCCATTTAGACAAATTACCCGAAATGTTTGCATTGATGACTGCCAACCAAAAAACATTTAGTTTGACTGGTGGTTCTCATGCAGCCACGGTATTCGATGCTAATTATCAAATGATGACTCTCAAAGAAGATATTGGGCGTCACAACGCAGTAGATAAATGCGTAGGAGCTTTGATTCGATCCCAACAATTAAAAAATGGAGCTTTCCTCTTAGTAAGTGGTAGGGTTTCTTATGAAATTATAACAAAGGCTTTTTTTGCCAAAATTGGAACAATTGTCGCGGTTTCTGCCTGTTCATCACTAGCAGTAGATTATGCAAAGGAATTCGGGATTTGCTTAATTGGGTTCTCTAGAGAAAACAAAGCAACCATATATTCTAACCCATAG
- a CDS encoding type III pantothenate kinase produces MILTIDVGNTRIKGAVFEGDTLLEQFIFDKNELEKKIENILKKYENCTYLVVASVGDVEKQAFLTFEKDLKVYFMSHNDIFPFVNKYETPKTLGIDRIVLAAGAVLKYPKQNRLVIDAGTCVTYDFIDEQDNYLGGAISPGIQLRYKALHDYTAKLPLLDAYCPQSFIGGSTKDSIHSGVVNGLVYEINGFVEEYQGIASNFIIILTGGDTDFLAKRLKNTIFANSNFLLESLSQTFQYKIKYD; encoded by the coding sequence ATGATTCTAACGATTGATGTTGGTAATACTCGGATTAAAGGTGCTGTTTTTGAAGGAGATACTCTTTTGGAGCAGTTTATTTTTGATAAAAATGAACTTGAAAAAAAAATTGAAAATATTTTAAAAAAATATGAAAATTGTACTTATTTGGTCGTTGCTTCGGTAGGAGATGTAGAAAAACAAGCTTTTCTAACTTTCGAAAAAGATCTAAAAGTGTATTTTATGTCTCATAATGACATTTTTCCATTTGTCAATAAATACGAAACACCTAAAACTTTAGGAATTGACCGCATCGTACTTGCTGCAGGAGCGGTTTTGAAATACCCCAAACAAAATCGATTGGTAATTGATGCAGGGACTTGTGTGACCTACGACTTTATCGATGAGCAGGATAATTATTTGGGAGGTGCTATAAGTCCGGGGATACAATTGCGATATAAAGCATTACATGATTATACGGCTAAATTGCCTTTACTTGATGCTTATTGTCCTCAATCGTTTATTGGTGGCTCAACAAAGGATTCAATTCACTCTGGAGTTGTAAATGGATTGGTCTATGAAATAAATGGTTTTGTAGAGGAATATCAAGGGATTGCCTCAAACTTTATCATAATTTTAACGGGTGGTGATACAGATTTTTTGGCTAAACGATTAAAAAATACCATATTTGCCAATTCAAATTTCCTTTTAGAGAGTTTGAGTCAAACTTTTCAATATAAAATCAAATATGATTAA
- a CDS encoding LamG-like jellyroll fold domain-containing protein, protein MTTVFSRINLILLVFLIANNSIGIAKTNSTSFSDKIHEYKINPSDPEVVFTEHNSPYDFVYADGVYDNGKAINKYEQTNYNRFDWESFSLDFDFYTSETREQWPLIMGTSTRSLGFLLKENRTIEITVNNQKQIYLTQGIYESNKWYHAKIIKNGSKTEIYLNDIKIGELQVFFDIDTKNYNQKCLSTINSSNGIAFDGLLRNIIYTKKGDLEFSKKMYEKYASKYSNENLILDIPENAFQRSYKYNLYSLNWKSFTIQFDYTHSNDETQLVLGSKWKVIDFHTINDTASISINNNRINFLSGLKLEPNQEYKVEIIINNNVLQMLIDNTIVLHTSFEYYNKNILEYEKEILVFSKKEMPPTLFKNLTIENNVPIKNIEKPILLATKHNKLIDTKNEGVIMTLFTPPFELSIKENNSENEFAFTKMITGFNASSFEMNFDFTTNKKGELDLVELGVYTKYAEIGLSINNNNLVFKTKNKTIIIPPINTTALKEDWNNCKIVSNNGLIKIYLNNIKTYEMKFRFSNQYYKSKLLMIRNNFIGSYRNLYIYESPK, encoded by the coding sequence ATGACAACTGTATTTTCAAGAATCAACCTAATACTTCTTGTGTTTTTAATAGCGAACAATTCCATTGGCATCGCTAAAACAAACTCAACATCATTTTCAGACAAAATACATGAATATAAAATAAACCCAAGTGATCCTGAAGTTGTGTTTACAGAACACAATTCCCCTTACGATTTTGTTTATGCAGATGGAGTTTACGACAATGGAAAAGCCATAAACAAATACGAACAGACTAATTACAACCGCTTTGATTGGGAGAGTTTTTCTTTAGATTTTGATTTTTATACTTCCGAAACAAGAGAACAGTGGCCTTTAATCATGGGGACTTCTACTAGATCTTTAGGTTTTTTACTTAAAGAAAATAGGACAATAGAGATAACAGTAAATAACCAAAAACAAATTTATCTTACACAAGGAATATATGAATCTAACAAATGGTATCATGCCAAAATAATAAAAAATGGAAGTAAAACGGAAATATACCTCAACGATATCAAAATAGGGGAATTACAGGTCTTTTTCGATATTGACACAAAGAACTACAACCAAAAATGCCTCTCCACTATTAACAGTTCTAACGGAATTGCTTTTGATGGTCTACTAAGAAATATAATTTACACCAAAAAAGGAGACCTAGAATTTTCTAAAAAAATGTATGAAAAATACGCGTCAAAATACAGTAACGAAAATCTAATACTTGATATACCTGAAAATGCATTTCAAAGAAGCTACAAGTACAATTTATACAGTTTAAACTGGAAATCATTCACAATTCAATTTGACTATACACATAGCAATGATGAAACACAATTAGTACTAGGTAGTAAATGGAAAGTTATTGATTTCCATACTATAAACGACACCGCATCTATTTCAATCAACAATAACAGAATCAATTTTTTGAGTGGTTTAAAATTAGAACCAAATCAGGAATACAAAGTTGAAATTATAATCAACAACAATGTATTGCAAATGCTGATTGACAACACCATCGTTTTACATACATCATTTGAATATTACAACAAAAATATTTTAGAATACGAAAAAGAAATTTTGGTGTTTTCTAAAAAGGAAATGCCACCAACTCTTTTTAAGAACTTAACAATTGAAAACAATGTCCCGATAAAAAACATTGAAAAACCCATCTTGTTAGCCACAAAACACAACAAATTAATAGACACCAAAAACGAAGGAGTAATAATGACTCTCTTCACCCCTCCTTTTGAATTAAGCATTAAAGAGAATAATTCTGAGAATGAATTTGCATTCACAAAAATGATTACAGGCTTTAATGCTAGTTCATTTGAAATGAACTTTGATTTTACAACTAATAAAAAAGGAGAACTAGATCTTGTAGAGTTGGGCGTTTACACTAAATATGCCGAAATTGGCTTATCTATTAACAACAATAATCTTGTCTTTAAAACTAAAAACAAAACTATAATCATTCCACCTATCAATACTACTGCGTTAAAAGAAGACTGGAATAATTGTAAAATAGTATCTAATAATGGCTTGATTAAAATATATCTCAACAACATCAAAACCTATGAGATGAAGTTCAGGTTTTCGAATCAATATTACAAATCTAAATTACTCATGATAAGAAATAATTTCATAGGTAGTTATAGAAATCTTTACATATACGAATCGCCGAAATAA
- a CDS encoding GIY-YIG nuclease family protein: MKKHAMLSERIEKHNHHSYDNSYTKIASDWNLVLEFNCTNRHEALFLERFIKKMKSKKFIEKIILNPNILAAILNKENQ; encoded by the coding sequence ATGAAGAAACACGCTATGTTAAGCGAACGTATAGAAAAACATAATCATCACAGCTATGATAACTCCTATACAAAAATAGCTTCTGACTGGAATTTAGTTCTTGAATTTAATTGTACGAATAGACACGAGGCTCTCTTCTTAGAAAGATTCATTAAAAAAATGAAAAGTAAAAAATTCATTGAAAAAATTATTCTTAACCCCAATATATTAGCAGCTATTTTAAATAAAGAAAACCAATAA
- a CDS encoding FdhF/YdeP family oxidoreductase, translated as MKKTIAQPPENLTGIKETEIPHSAVGFKAVLSALTHIKDEVGIMKGIGLLAKLNQKDGFDCPGCAWPDPDEKRAFLAEYCENGAKAVAEEATKNRVSPVFFSVHSIDELGKLSDYELGKKGRVTNPMYLREGATHYEEISWNDAFNLIGKTLKGLRSPDEAVFYTSGRTSNEAAYLYQLFVRQYGTNNLPDCSNMCHESSGSALGETLGIGKGSVTLDDFKHADLVIVMGQNPGTNHPRMLTALGETKQHGGKIISVNPLPEVGLKNFIDPQNPLKWLGSGMDLSDLFLQVQINGDVALLKAILLLLLEKEKANPGTVFDQEFIAKQTLGYEALIADLEKYKLAELIAQTGLTQKEVIEAAEMVADNKKIIVCWAMGLTQHKNGVDNIREVVNLLLLKGSIGKQGAGTCPVRGHSNVQGDRTMGIYEKPSEQFLDALDAHFDFKSPREHGHDVIDAIQAMHEKKAKFFLGMGGNFISATPDTEITAEALRNCDLTVHISTKINRSHLIHGKEALILPCLGRTEKDLQSSGEQFVSVENSMGVVSKSVGHLDPLSEFLKSETAIVAGIATATLSNSKVNWEAMAGNYDLIRDAIEATIPGFDDFNERVRIPGGFYLPNNARENDFSVTYTGKANFTINEPSDIVLEKEQYLMMTIRTHDQYNTTIYGLDDRYRGILNERRVVFMNQQDVSEAGLEKGDLVDLVSHFEGQERLAEKFMVIPYSIPRKCTATYFPETNVLVPLHSKARISNTPTSKTVIITIHKRE; from the coding sequence ATGAAAAAAACAATCGCACAACCACCAGAAAATCTCACCGGAATTAAAGAAACTGAAATCCCACATTCTGCTGTGGGTTTTAAAGCTGTGTTATCTGCATTGACACACATTAAGGATGAGGTTGGGATCATGAAAGGAATTGGTTTGCTGGCAAAACTAAACCAAAAAGACGGTTTTGACTGTCCCGGTTGTGCATGGCCGGATCCTGATGAAAAACGGGCTTTTCTAGCTGAATATTGTGAAAATGGAGCAAAGGCAGTGGCCGAAGAAGCAACCAAAAACCGTGTATCTCCAGTGTTTTTTTCGGTTCATAGTATTGATGAATTGGGTAAATTATCGGATTATGAATTGGGTAAAAAAGGACGTGTGACCAATCCAATGTATCTGCGAGAAGGCGCTACGCATTATGAAGAAATTAGTTGGAATGATGCTTTTAATCTAATTGGAAAAACGCTCAAGGGTTTGCGTTCACCTGACGAAGCTGTCTTTTACACTTCTGGAAGAACTAGTAATGAGGCTGCCTATTTGTACCAATTGTTTGTACGCCAATATGGGACGAATAACTTACCGGATTGTTCTAATATGTGCCACGAATCCAGTGGTTCAGCTTTAGGTGAAACCTTGGGAATCGGAAAAGGTTCTGTGACTTTGGATGATTTTAAACATGCTGATCTGGTGATTGTCATGGGGCAAAATCCAGGAACCAATCATCCGAGAATGTTAACTGCTTTAGGCGAAACCAAACAGCATGGCGGAAAAATAATAAGTGTGAATCCGTTGCCAGAAGTTGGATTGAAAAACTTCATCGATCCACAAAATCCCCTGAAATGGTTAGGAAGCGGTATGGATTTATCTGATTTGTTTTTACAAGTACAAATCAACGGAGACGTTGCACTATTGAAAGCGATTTTGTTATTGCTTCTCGAAAAAGAAAAAGCCAATCCAGGGACAGTATTCGATCAAGAATTTATTGCAAAACAAACTCTGGGATACGAAGCTTTGATAGCCGATTTAGAAAAATATAAACTAGCAGAGCTGATAGCTCAAACTGGATTAACCCAAAAAGAAGTTATTGAAGCTGCCGAAATGGTTGCCGATAACAAAAAAATCATAGTCTGTTGGGCGATGGGATTGACACAGCATAAAAACGGAGTCGATAACATTCGCGAAGTAGTGAATTTATTGCTACTCAAAGGTAGTATTGGTAAACAAGGCGCTGGAACTTGTCCTGTACGTGGGCACTCCAATGTACAGGGTGATCGTACGATGGGTATTTATGAAAAACCGTCCGAACAATTTTTAGATGCTTTGGATGCTCATTTTGATTTTAAATCTCCTCGAGAGCACGGTCACGATGTTATTGATGCCATTCAAGCCATGCACGAAAAAAAGGCTAAATTCTTTCTAGGTATGGGTGGAAATTTCATCTCAGCCACTCCAGATACCGAGATTACTGCCGAAGCTTTGCGTAATTGTGATTTGACTGTGCATATTTCGACAAAAATCAACCGTTCGCATTTAATTCATGGGAAAGAGGCTTTGATTTTGCCTTGCCTTGGACGTACAGAGAAAGATTTACAGTCCAGTGGCGAACAATTTGTTTCGGTTGAAAACTCGATGGGAGTTGTTTCTAAATCGGTTGGACACTTAGATCCTTTATCAGAATTTTTGAAAAGCGAAACAGCTATCGTAGCTGGAATCGCAACCGCTACTTTATCCAATTCCAAGGTGAATTGGGAAGCTATGGCAGGCAATTACGATTTGATTCGCGACGCGATTGAAGCGACGATTCCTGGCTTTGATGATTTTAACGAGCGCGTTCGTATTCCAGGCGGATTTTATTTGCCAAACAATGCTCGGGAAAATGATTTTAGTGTTACTTACACAGGAAAAGCCAATTTTACGATAAATGAACCTTCCGATATTGTACTAGAAAAAGAACAATATTTGATGATGACCATACGCACGCACGACCAATACAATACCACTATTTATGGATTAGACGATCGGTATCGTGGGATTTTAAATGAACGTCGAGTGGTATTTATGAACCAACAAGATGTATCCGAAGCTGGCTTAGAGAAGGGTGATTTAGTCGATTTAGTAAGTCATTTTGAAGGACAAGAGCGTTTAGCCGAAAAATTCATGGTCATTCCCTATAGCATTCCAAGGAAATGTACGGCGACTTATTTTCCAGAAACCAACGTTCTGGTACCGTTGCACAGTAAAGCCCGAATCAGTAATACGCCAACGTCCAAAACCGTTATTATTACGATTCATAAAAGGGAGTAA
- the lptC gene encoding LPS export ABC transporter periplasmic protein LptC codes for MNFRKENKMVYIVTAFAVILFFGCESNFKEIQKINYSEFTPGGDADNVNLKYTDSGLIKMILLSPKMLDYSNVNFPFTEFPKGIDLTLYDAQAKTTRITAKYAVSYGLTNIIDLQGKVKIVSQQGQTLETEQLFYDQKNEWFFTEKKFKFTDLKGTSNGQGIDFSKDFKIINSQKITGELESEE; via the coding sequence ATGAATTTTAGAAAAGAAAACAAGATGGTTTATATAGTCACAGCTTTTGCTGTGATTCTCTTTTTTGGGTGTGAAAGCAATTTTAAGGAGATTCAAAAGATAAATTATTCAGAGTTTACCCCAGGAGGTGATGCGGATAATGTGAATTTGAAATATACAGATTCAGGCTTGATCAAAATGATTTTGTTGAGCCCTAAAATGCTAGATTATTCAAATGTAAATTTTCCTTTTACAGAATTTCCTAAAGGGATTGATTTGACTTTATATGACGCGCAAGCAAAAACAACTCGCATCACTGCTAAATATGCCGTTTCCTATGGTTTGACAAATATAATAGATTTGCAAGGGAAAGTCAAGATCGTTTCGCAACAAGGGCAAACTCTTGAAACAGAACAATTGTTCTATGATCAAAAGAATGAATGGTTTTTTACTGAAAAAAAGTTTAAATTTACAGACCTCAAAGGGACTTCAAATGGTCAAGGAATTGATTTTAGTAAAGATTTTAAAATCATCAATTCACAAAAAATTACTGGAGAATTAGAATCCGAAGAATAA
- a CDS encoding T9SS type A sorting domain-containing protein, which translates to MKKNYFFNATRNGFLVLMVLVCGSAFAQTYTWKATGGVDNNWANSGNWTNANAGKTVTASSGVTDIVVNNTNQIKIGDLVTGTTAGQIAAGTVVNAVNEATNTVTLSLATTAALTGATNNVRFTRATVSYPGDGGNPDSAIIAAGSVTLDADISISQLSLNTAATPAQGVLTIPSGRTLNIANNSSALFIRGGKLTNNGTLNLAPQSNNAAINCQLPVNNTTTPDYGYDGTGILTATTSGTGGFVTFNNLGASKLPVINLNATTTTITILGNGNVFNTSGNTAAGNGKIGGTGVTFTASSTGNRLFNISAGTGGTSSIEVLSGTVITMNSLTDGTSPISVTSATSAASLVNNGTIIMNGDLGASAGVIGSVSSGGSAEVTNNGILRFPVTTSANASPNSNAIGSTLSKFVNTGTIETNTGSGFLTDLLAGSNTFTSGTLSPGGNAGKSVMNISGATVVLGTTTLRMNVSGGATAGTDYDQINASTTDAGFNISGAKLDFTGIYTPGASTSIDIVKANGTGTITGTFTAVPALPTNWALNYATSGVVKLVYTDPSLGVKKQNAFDFAVYPNPVRETLNIQTQESLTKAQIIDASGKVVLSQNNPSDAINVASLSKGIYMLRLTSAKGVSTSKILKK; encoded by the coding sequence ATGAAAAAAAATTACTTTTTTAATGCAACTAGAAACGGGTTTCTAGTTCTTATGGTTTTGGTTTGTGGGTCAGCATTTGCTCAAACGTACACTTGGAAAGCAACTGGTGGTGTAGATAATAATTGGGCAAATTCGGGAAACTGGACAAATGCAAATGCGGGAAAAACTGTTACAGCTAGTAGTGGTGTTACGGATATTGTTGTAAATAATACAAACCAAATTAAGATTGGAGATTTGGTTACTGGTACTACAGCTGGTCAAATTGCGGCAGGTACAGTAGTAAATGCAGTTAATGAAGCTACAAATACAGTTACACTTAGTCTAGCTACAACTGCAGCATTAACAGGAGCTACTAATAATGTTAGGTTTACAAGAGCAACTGTATCCTATCCTGGTGATGGTGGTAATCCAGATTCAGCTATAATTGCTGCTGGATCTGTTACTTTGGATGCTGATATTTCAATTTCACAATTAAGTTTGAATACAGCCGCTACTCCAGCTCAGGGAGTTTTGACAATTCCTTCTGGAAGAACATTGAATATAGCAAATAACTCTTCCGCATTATTTATAAGAGGTGGTAAATTAACCAATAATGGTACCTTGAATTTAGCACCACAGTCAAATAATGCAGCTATAAACTGTCAGCTTCCAGTTAATAATACCACTACTCCAGATTATGGATATGATGGAACTGGGATTTTAACAGCAACTACTTCTGGAACAGGAGGATTTGTAACTTTTAATAATCTTGGTGCTTCAAAATTACCTGTAATTAATTTAAATGCTACAACTACAACAATAACTATTTTAGGAAATGGAAATGTTTTCAATACATCTGGTAATACTGCAGCTGGTAATGGAAAAATAGGAGGTACTGGAGTTACTTTTACTGCTTCTTCAACTGGTAATAGACTTTTTAACATTAGTGCTGGTACAGGTGGGACATCTTCGATAGAAGTTCTTTCCGGTACTGTAATTACTATGAATTCTCTAACAGATGGTACTTCTCCTATCTCTGTAACTTCTGCTACTTCAGCTGCATCGTTGGTAAATAATGGGACAATTATCATGAACGGTGATTTAGGTGCTAGTGCTGGAGTAATTGGTTCTGTTAGCTCTGGAGGTTCTGCAGAGGTGACTAATAATGGAATTTTAAGATTCCCAGTTACAACATCAGCTAATGCTAGTCCTAACTCTAATGCAATTGGTAGTACTCTTTCTAAATTTGTAAATACTGGTACAATAGAAACAAATACTGGATCAGGTTTCTTAACAGATTTGTTAGCTGGTAGTAATACGTTTACATCTGGAACTTTATCTCCAGGTGGTAATGCAGGGAAATCAGTTATGAATATTTCAGGTGCTACTGTGGTCTTAGGTACTACTACATTAAGAATGAATGTGTCTGGAGGTGCAACTGCAGGTACAGATTATGACCAAATCAATGCCAGTACAACAGATGCTGGATTTAATATTTCTGGAGCTAAATTAGATTTTACTGGTATTTACACTCCAGGAGCAAGTACTTCAATTGATATTGTAAAAGCTAATGGTACTGGTACGATTACAGGTACTTTTACAGCTGTTCCAGCATTACCTACAAATTGGGCTTTGAATTATGCTACTTCAGGTGTGGTTAAGTTGGTATATACTGATCCATCACTAGGAGTTAAAAAACAAAACGCTTTCGATTTTGCAGTTTATCCTAACCCAGTAAGAGAAACGTTGAATATTCAAACGCAAGAGTCTTTGACAAAAGCGCAAATTATTGATGCTTCTGGTAAAGTAGTTTTGTCTCAAAACAATCCTTCAGATGCTATTAATGTAGCTTCATTGAGCAAAGGAATTTACATGTTACGATTGACTTCTGCAAAAGGAGTGTCTACTTCTAAAATATTGAAAAAATAA